The following proteins are encoded in a genomic region of Primulina huaijiensis isolate GDHJ02 chromosome 3, ASM1229523v2, whole genome shotgun sequence:
- the LOC140973270 gene encoding probable polygalacturonase At1g80170: MAPHSHKMRELISSSVSSSQFKNSFLQIIYLINYVLFNFVNPKSFGPISSGIYGNTPGSSNFILLNIDDFGARGDGCTDDTKTLQDIWKLACSLSSRAKIIIPAKKSYHVRPTNFSGPCLSKVTLQISGVIVAPQDPEVWSGLDVHKWLYFRGVDYLTVEGDGKINGMGQEWWARSCKTNTSNLCTHAPTAITFHKCSKLQVRNITLANSQQMHMAFTSCVNVAVSGVKILSPADSPNTDGIHISASTEVDLTGIAVSTGDDCVSIVSNSSKIRVKDIFCGPGHGISIGSLGKHNSSAAVQDVVVDGAIFINTENGVRIKTWQGGSGFARKITFQNIQMRNVSHPIIINQYYCDSTLPCPNQTSSVSIDSVIFRNIKGTSATEEAIILSCSDDYPCTGLFLEDIQLEWVSGVAKAFCWEAYGTSLGLVRPSPCVDALVRQTAKSYSMSMWIYDYAFF, encoded by the exons ATGGCTCCCCACTCGCACAAAATGCGAGAGCTCATTTCTTCGTCTGTTTCTTCTTCTCAATTCAAAAATTCATTtctacaaataatttatttaatcaattatgtTCTCTTCAATTTCGTCAATCCAAAATCATTCGGCCCTATATCATCTGGGATTTACGGAAACACACCTGGCAGCTCAAATTTCATTCTTCTTAACATCGATGATTTCGGTGCCAGAGGCGATGGCTGCACCGATGACACCAAG ACTTTGCAAGATATTTGGAAGCTAGCTTGTTCATTATCGTCGCGGGCGAAAATAATAATCCCAGCAAAGAAATCGTATCATGTTCGACCAACTAATTTTAGCGGGCCATGTCTTTCCAAAGTGACCTTGCAG ATTTCTGGTGTTATTGTGGCACCACAAGATCCTGAGGTTTGGAGCGGTTTAGACGTGCATAAATGGCTTTATTTCCGTGGCGTAGACTACCTCACGGTGGAAGGAGATGGCAAAATTAATGGGATGGGACAAGAATGGTGGGCTCGATCGTGCAAGACCAATACATCAAAT CTCTGTACCCATGCACCCACG gcTATTACATTCCACAAATGCAGCAAGTTGCAAGTCCGAAATATTACGTTGGCTAACAGCCAGCAAATGCACATGGCCTTTACTAGTTGTGTGAATGTTGCAGTTTCTGGTGTCAAGATTTTATCACCTGCTGATAGCCCTAACACAGATGGGATCCATATAAGTGCATCAACAGAAGTTGATCTTACTGGCATTGCTGTTAGTACAG GAGATGACTGCGTATCCATCGTTAGTAATTCTTCAAAGATCCGAGTAAAGGACATTTTCTGTGGGCCAGGCCATGGAATAAG TATCGGAAGTTTAGGAAAACACAACTCTTCTGCTGCAGTGCAGGATGTTGTTGTCGATGGCGCAATTTTTATTAACACGGAAAATGGGGTTAGGATCAAAACGTGGCAG GGAGGCAGTGGTTTTGCCCGAAAAATAACGTTTCAGAATATTCAGATGCGTAACGTCTCACATCCTATTATAATAAATCAATACTATTGCGACTCTACATTGCCTTGTCCAAACCAG ACATCCAGTGTCAGTATAGATAGTGTGATTTTCCGTAACATCAAAGGAACCTCAGCGACAGAGGAAGCTATCATATTATCATGCAGCGATGACTATCCATGCACGGGATTGTTTTTGGAGGATATTCAGCTTGAATGGGTATCTGGAGTCGCAAAAGCATTCTGCTGGGAAGCGTATGGCACGAGCTTGGGTCTGGTCCGTCCCAGTCCTTGCGTTGATGCCTTGGTTCGACAGACAGCTAAGTCATATTCAATGAGCATGTGGATATATGATTATGCATTCTTTTGA
- the LOC140971997 gene encoding uncharacterized protein At1g15400-like, which yields MAGLQRSEVSFRRQGSSGLVWDDKILSSELSQLPNPRKESDTKPNRPENKEEAVAEVAVATENPGRPPGLKIERSRSNGGGRGFRTGKVSPAVEPPSPKVSACGFCGDFWKNDKTRRRPPKPGKRVR from the coding sequence ATGGCTGGTCTGCAGAGATCTGAAGTATCCTTCAGGAGGCAAGGCTCTTCGGGATTGGTGTGGGACGACAAAATCCTCTCGAGCGAATTGAGCCAGCTGCCCAACCCTAGAAAGGAAAGCGACACCAAACCGAATCGACCAGAGAACAAGGAAGAAGCGGTCGCGGAGGTAGCAGTCGCCACCGAGAATCCCGGCCGACCTCCAGGATTAAAGATCGAGAGGAGCCGATCCAACGGTGGAGGTCGAGGATTCAGAACCGGGAAGGTTTCTCCGGCGGTCGAGCCACCGTCTCCGAAGGTTTCAGCTTGTGGGTTCTGCGGTGATTTCTGGAAAAATGACAAGACGCGCCGCCGACCGCCGAAGCCCGGTAAGCGCGTGAGGTGA
- the LOC140972127 gene encoding uncharacterized protein, protein MANQGPTNTGYTGHAAAGQPQLRRDDLINQPSNLQNQGQSNFLQETGTQVKNMAQGAAEIGKGAAQGAVNLAKGAALGAANIAQGAAGAVKNTLGINTPDSAAPAGTTRTADMNLPADIDTEMGSSTNPSSINHPSNPSTRI, encoded by the exons ATGGCAAACCAAGGTCCCACCAACACAGGCTATACTGGACATGCTGCTGCTGGCCAGCCTCAG TTGAGGAGAGATGACTTGATCAACCAACCATCCAATCTGCAAAACCAAGGCCAATCCAACTTTCTTCAAGAG ACTGGAACACAAGTCAAGAACATGGCTCAAGGAGCAGCAGAAATAGGGAAAGGTGCGGCACAAGGTGCAGTGAACCTTGCCAAGGGTGCGGCACTAGGCGCAGCCAACATCGCACAAGGGGCAGCTGGCGCGGTCAAGAATACTCTAGGGATCAACACTCCCGACTCCGCGGCCCCTGCTGGCACCACCCGCACCGCCGACATGAATCTTCCTGCCGACATCGATACTGAAATGGGAAGCTCCACCAATCCTAGCAGCATCAACCATCCAAGCAATCCTAGTACTAGGATTTGA
- the LOC140972126 gene encoding probable polygalacturonase At1g80170 isoform X2, with the protein MMRELISSSVSSSQFKNSFLQIIYLINYVLFNFVNPKSYGPLSSGIYGNTPASSNFILLNIDDFGARGDGCTDDTKTLQDIWKLACSLSSRAKIIIPAKKSYHVRPTNFSGPCLSKVTLQISGVIVAPQDPEVWSGLDVHKWLYFCGVDYLTVEGGGKINGMGQEWWARSCKTNTSNAITFHKCSKLQVRNITLVNSQQMHMAFNSCVNVAVSGVKILAPANSPNTDGFHISASTKVDLTGNAVSTGDDCISIVSNSSKIRVKDIFCGPGHGISIGSLGKYNSSAAVQDVVVDGAIFIDMKNGVRIKTWQGGSGFARKITFQNIQMRNVSHPIIINQYYCDSTSPCPNQTSSVSIDSVIFRNIKGISATEEAIILSCSDDHPCTRLFLEDIQLERMSGVTKAFCWEAYGTSLGLVRPSPCVLSGDAFGSTDS; encoded by the exons ATGATGCGAGAGCTCATTTCTTCGTCTGTTTCTTCTTCCCAATTCAAAAATTCATTtctacaaataatttatttaatcaattatgtTCTCTTCAATTTCGTCAACCCAAAATCATACGGCCCGTTATCATCTGGGATTTACGGAAACACTCCCGCCAGCTCAAATTTCATTCTTCTTAACATCGATGATTTCGGTGCCAGAGGCGATGGCTGCACCGATGACACCAAG ACTTTGCAAGATATTTGGAAGCTAGCTTGTTCATTATCGTCGCGGGCGAAAATAATAATCCCAGCAAAGAAATCGTATCATGTTCGACCAACTAATTTTAGCGGGCCATGTCTTTCCAAAGTGACCTTGCAG ATTTCTGGTGTTATTGTGGCACCACAAGATCCTGAGGTTTGGAGCGGTTTAGACGTGCATAAATGGCTTTATTTCTGTGGCGTAGACTACCTCACGGTTGAAGGAGGTGGCAAAATTAATGGGATGGGACAAGAATGGTGGGCTCGATCGTGCAAGACCAATACATCAAAT GCTATTACATTCCACAAATGCAGCAAGTTGCAAGTCCGAAATATTACGTTGGTTAACAGCCAGCAAATGCACATGGCCTTTAATAGTTGTGTGAATGTTGCAGTTTCTGGTGTCAAAATTTTAGCACCTGCTAATAGCCCTAACACAGACGGGTTTCATATAAGTGCATCAACAAAAGTTGATCTTACTGGCAACGCTGTTAGTACAG GAGATGACTGCATATCCATCGTTAGTAATTCTTCAAAGATCCGAGTGAAGGACATTTTCTGTGGACCAGGCCATGGTATAAG TATCGGAAGTTTAGGAAAATACAATTCTTCTGCTGCAGTGCAGGATGTTGTTGTGGATGGCGCGATTTTTATTGACATGAAAAATGGGGTGAGGATCAAAACATGGCAG GGAGGCAGTGGTTTTGCCCGAAAAATAACGTTTCAGAATATTCAGATGCGTAACGTCTCACATCCTATTATAATAAATCAATACTATTGCGACTCTACATCGCCTTGTCCAAACCAG ACATCCAGTGTCAGTATAGATAGTGTGATTTTCCGTAACATCAAAGGAATCTCAGCGACAGAGGAAGCTATCATATTATCATGCAGCGATGACCATCCATGCACGAGATTGTTTTTGGAGGATATTCAACTTGAAAGGATGTCTGGAGTCACAAAAGCATTCTGCTGGGAAGCGTATGGCACGAGCTTGGGTCTGGTCCGTCCCAGTCCTTGCGTTCTATCGGGTGATGCCTTTGGTTCGACAGACAGCTAA
- the LOC140972126 gene encoding probable polygalacturonase At1g80170 isoform X1 translates to MMRELISSSVSSSQFKNSFLQIIYLINYVLFNFVNPKSYGPLSSGIYGNTPASSNFILLNIDDFGARGDGCTDDTKTLQDIWKLACSLSSRAKIIIPAKKSYHVRPTNFSGPCLSKVTLQISGVIVAPQDPEVWSGLDVHKWLYFCGVDYLTVEGGGKINGMGQEWWARSCKTNTSNLCTHAPTAITFHKCSKLQVRNITLVNSQQMHMAFNSCVNVAVSGVKILAPANSPNTDGFHISASTKVDLTGNAVSTGDDCISIVSNSSKIRVKDIFCGPGHGISIGSLGKYNSSAAVQDVVVDGAIFIDMKNGVRIKTWQGGSGFARKITFQNIQMRNVSHPIIINQYYCDSTSPCPNQTSSVSIDSVIFRNIKGISATEEAIILSCSDDHPCTRLFLEDIQLERMSGVTKAFCWEAYGTSLGLVRPSPCVLSGDAFGSTDS, encoded by the exons ATGATGCGAGAGCTCATTTCTTCGTCTGTTTCTTCTTCCCAATTCAAAAATTCATTtctacaaataatttatttaatcaattatgtTCTCTTCAATTTCGTCAACCCAAAATCATACGGCCCGTTATCATCTGGGATTTACGGAAACACTCCCGCCAGCTCAAATTTCATTCTTCTTAACATCGATGATTTCGGTGCCAGAGGCGATGGCTGCACCGATGACACCAAG ACTTTGCAAGATATTTGGAAGCTAGCTTGTTCATTATCGTCGCGGGCGAAAATAATAATCCCAGCAAAGAAATCGTATCATGTTCGACCAACTAATTTTAGCGGGCCATGTCTTTCCAAAGTGACCTTGCAG ATTTCTGGTGTTATTGTGGCACCACAAGATCCTGAGGTTTGGAGCGGTTTAGACGTGCATAAATGGCTTTATTTCTGTGGCGTAGACTACCTCACGGTTGAAGGAGGTGGCAAAATTAATGGGATGGGACAAGAATGGTGGGCTCGATCGTGCAAGACCAATACATCAAAT CTCTGTACCCATGCACCCACG GCTATTACATTCCACAAATGCAGCAAGTTGCAAGTCCGAAATATTACGTTGGTTAACAGCCAGCAAATGCACATGGCCTTTAATAGTTGTGTGAATGTTGCAGTTTCTGGTGTCAAAATTTTAGCACCTGCTAATAGCCCTAACACAGACGGGTTTCATATAAGTGCATCAACAAAAGTTGATCTTACTGGCAACGCTGTTAGTACAG GAGATGACTGCATATCCATCGTTAGTAATTCTTCAAAGATCCGAGTGAAGGACATTTTCTGTGGACCAGGCCATGGTATAAG TATCGGAAGTTTAGGAAAATACAATTCTTCTGCTGCAGTGCAGGATGTTGTTGTGGATGGCGCGATTTTTATTGACATGAAAAATGGGGTGAGGATCAAAACATGGCAG GGAGGCAGTGGTTTTGCCCGAAAAATAACGTTTCAGAATATTCAGATGCGTAACGTCTCACATCCTATTATAATAAATCAATACTATTGCGACTCTACATCGCCTTGTCCAAACCAG ACATCCAGTGTCAGTATAGATAGTGTGATTTTCCGTAACATCAAAGGAATCTCAGCGACAGAGGAAGCTATCATATTATCATGCAGCGATGACCATCCATGCACGAGATTGTTTTTGGAGGATATTCAACTTGAAAGGATGTCTGGAGTCACAAAAGCATTCTGCTGGGAAGCGTATGGCACGAGCTTGGGTCTGGTCCGTCCCAGTCCTTGCGTTCTATCGGGTGATGCCTTTGGTTCGACAGACAGCTAA
- the LOC140973272 gene encoding (6-4)DNA photolyase — MRFSLSPAIPTMTSGSNSLMWFRKGIRLHDNPALEYAARGSDFVYPVFVIDPHYMDPDPNAFSPGSKRAGLNRIRFLLESLVDLDFNLKKIGSRLLVLKGEPSEVLSRCLNEWRISKLCFEFDTEPYYQALDKKVKNHASAAGVEIYSPVSHTIFNPVDIIQKNGGKPPLSYQSFIKLAGKPSWASSHILDEITWLPPVGSVGNCMIAEVPSMKELGYEDKEEDERTPFKGGESEALKRLRESISNKEWVANFEKPKGDPSSFLKPATTVLSPYLKFGCLSSRYFYQCIQDVQRDVKKHTSPPVSLLGQLLWREFFYTVAFGTPNFDQMKDNKICKQIPWKYDDELLVAWRDAKTGFPWIDAIMVQLQKWGWMHHLARHCVACFLTRGDLLVHWEMGRDVFERLLIDSDWSINNANWMWLSCSSFFYQYNRIYSPISFGKKYDPKGNYIRHFLPMLKDMPDEYIYEPWTAPRNVQVKAKCIIGKDYPKPVVDHKSASKECKQLFHEAYELNKRLNGKVDEEDLKGLRRKFEEVEREQEPKSKKLKQKLIG, encoded by the exons ATGCGATTCTCGCTCTCACCAGCCATCCCGACAATGACTTCCGGGTCGAACTCTCTCATGTGGTTCAGGAAGGGTATCCGGCTCCACGACAACCCGGCGCTGGAATACGCCGCGAGGGGGTCGGACTTTGTTTACCCCGTATTCGTGATCGACCCGCACTACATGGATCCCGACCCGAACGCCTTCTCCCCCGGGTCGAAACGGGCCGGGTTGAACAGGATCAGGTTCTTGCTCGAGAGTCTTGTGGATCTCGACTTCAATCTCAAGAAAATAGGATCGCGCTTGCTCGTGCTCAAGGGTGAGCCCAGTGAGGTGCTGAGTCGCTGCTTGAACGAG TGGAGAATTAGTAAGCTGTGCTTTGAGTTTGACACAGAACCTTATTATCAAGCTTTGGACAAGAAAGTTAAG AATCACGCATCTGCTGCCGGTGTAGAAATCTACTCTCCAGTGAGTCATACGATTTTCAATCCTGTGGATATTATACAGAAG AATGGTGGAAAGCCACCTTTGAGTTATCAATCTTTTATCAAACTTGCTGGGAAACCCTCTTGGGCCTCATCTCACATTTTAGATGAGATTACTTGGCTTCCTCCCGTTGGAAGTGTTGGAAACTGTATGATCGCCGAAGTTCCATCAATGAAGGAACTTGGCTATGAGGACAAAGAGGAG GATGAGCGGACTCCCTTCAAAGGTGGTGAATCAGAAGCTTTAAAAAGACTGAGAGAATCAATTTCAAACAAG GAGTGGGTTGCTAACTTTGAGAAACCAAAGGGAGATCCATCTTCATTTCTAAAACCAGCTACTACTGTTTTATCTCCATACTTGAAA TTTGGTTGTCTGTCTTCCAGGTACTTCTACCAGTGTATTCAAGATGTTCAGAGAGATGTCAAAAAACACACGTCACCCCCAGTTTCCCTTCTTGGACAG TTGTTGTGGAGAGAATTCTTCTATACTGTGGCGTTTGGCACTCCTAATTTTGATCAGATGAAAGACAATAAAATTTGCAAACAG ATACCATGGAAATATGATGATGAATTACTGGTTGCTTGGAGAGATGCAAAGACAGGATTTCCATGGATAGATGCCATTATGGTCCAG CTTCAAAAGTGGGGTTGGATGCACCATCTTGCTCGACATTGTGTTGCATGTTTCCTAACTCGTGGGGATCTG CTTGTGCATTGGGAAATGGGAAGAGATGTTTTTGAGAGGCTTCTTATTGATTCAGATTGGTCCATCAATAATGCAAACTGGATGTGGTTATCATGCTCATCATTTTTTTACCAG TATAACCGTATCTATTCTCCAATCTCGTTTGGAAAGAAATATGATCCGAAAGGCAATTATATCCGGCATTTCCTCCCAATGCTTAAAG ACATGCCTGACGAATACATATATGAACCATGGACAGCTCCTCGAAACGTGCAAGTTAAAGCAAAATGTATTATTGGAAAGGATTATCCAAAGCCAG TGGTTGACCATAAGTCAGCAAGTAAAGAATGCAAGCAGCTCTTTCACGAAGCCTATGAATTGAACAAAAGGTTAAATGGGAAGGTAGATGAAGAAGATTTGAAAGGTTTAAGGAGAAAATTTGAGGAAGTTGAGAGGGAGCAGGAGCCAAAATCCAAGAAACTGAAACAGAAACTAATCGGGTAA